The Shewanella mangrovisoli genome has a window encoding:
- the cysC gene encoding adenylyl-sulfate kinase: MSNIVWHQHSVDQAARAKLKGQNPVLLWFTGLSGAGKSTLAGALERALFEAGFHTYLLDGDNVRHGLCKDLGFSVADRDENLRRVGEVAKLMVDAGLVVLSAFISPTREERDSIRARFPEGQFIEVHVSTPLSICEQRDPKGLYVKARRGEISNFTGISSPYEAPLSAELTIDTSKGDLASQVRALIDYLTAIGVINPDKAKALA; encoded by the coding sequence ATGAGCAATATTGTGTGGCACCAACATAGTGTCGACCAAGCGGCCAGAGCCAAACTTAAGGGCCAAAATCCGGTATTACTCTGGTTTACAGGGCTGTCTGGTGCGGGCAAGTCGACTTTGGCTGGGGCGCTTGAGCGCGCACTGTTTGAGGCGGGCTTTCACACTTATTTGCTCGATGGCGATAATGTTCGCCATGGTTTATGTAAGGATCTGGGTTTTAGCGTCGCCGATAGGGATGAAAACTTACGCCGCGTTGGCGAAGTGGCAAAACTTATGGTGGATGCGGGTTTAGTCGTACTATCGGCCTTTATTTCGCCGACCCGCGAGGAGCGCGATAGCATACGTGCACGTTTTCCAGAAGGTCAATTTATCGAAGTGCATGTGTCGACGCCGCTTAGCATATGTGAGCAGCGCGATCCTAAGGGCTTGTATGTTAAGGCTCGCCGCGGTGAGATCAGCAACTTTACTGGCATTTCATCACCCTACGAGGCGCCGCTCTCGGCGGAGTTAACGATTGATACCAGTAAAGGGGATTTAGCCTCGCAAGTGCGTGCTTTAATCGATTATTTAACCGCGATTGGGGTCATCAATCCCGATAAGGCTAAAGCATTAGCCTAA
- a CDS encoding SLC13 family permease — protein sequence MSDLWLLAIVLFGLVAGLIAGRINPAVLFLFAFLLCYLLGMVSLDTALTSFTNTGLVTLVLLVLAATALEKTSLLGKLSQVIGNNSLAVTMAKLGFSTALLSSFTNNTAVVASLIGVVRRNQAHAPAKLLLPLNYAAILGGTLTLIGTSTNLIVNSFVENAGLPALGFFEFTPVAMLIVLLGIVLLIVLANTLPDRREDSTEETLPYLLEAHVAKGSSLVGRSVVDNKLRALKKLYLVELERSGICICPVPPQLVLQADDVLRFSGAVESVELLHQFDGLDWFGKHQAKGQNLVEAVLAPSSSLVGSTLKESRFREQFDAAVMAIRRGHHPLKGGLGDIVLQPGDVLLLTPGDGFSTNAKLSTEFAAVSGLDLNVRLDSRRSRFVLSSFVLTIVLSLTGVLPLAKGLVLLLLSYFAIGAVTLSELKRRFPLELVVIVGSALGLANLMMSTGLADGLAQGLLDTINGYGVFGAFVGVYLVTLLLTELVTNNAAAALAFPIAYAVALNYGVDPRPFIMAVVFGASASFISPYGYQTNLMVFNAGNYRFSDFLRLGLPLSVLYSLIVIFMVPVIFPF from the coding sequence GTGAGTGACTTGTGGCTATTAGCTATAGTGCTGTTTGGATTAGTGGCTGGCTTAATCGCCGGCCGCATTAATCCCGCTGTGTTGTTTTTATTTGCTTTTTTACTCTGTTACCTCCTAGGAATGGTATCACTCGACACGGCGCTCACTAGCTTTACCAACACAGGTTTAGTCACATTGGTGTTATTGGTGCTGGCGGCGACGGCGCTGGAAAAAACTTCACTGCTGGGCAAGTTAAGCCAAGTGATTGGCAATAATTCGCTTGCGGTGACTATGGCAAAATTGGGGTTTTCGACGGCGCTGCTGTCCTCTTTTACCAATAACACCGCCGTCGTTGCATCTTTGATTGGGGTGGTGCGCCGCAATCAGGCCCATGCTCCAGCTAAGTTGTTGTTGCCACTTAACTATGCGGCGATTCTGGGCGGTACGCTGACCTTAATTGGTACTTCCACTAACCTTATCGTCAACTCGTTTGTCGAGAATGCGGGCTTGCCTGCGCTGGGGTTCTTTGAGTTCACCCCAGTGGCCATGCTGATTGTGCTGTTAGGCATAGTGCTGCTGATTGTGCTGGCTAATACCTTACCCGACAGGCGAGAGGATTCGACCGAAGAGACACTGCCCTATCTGCTGGAAGCCCACGTGGCCAAAGGCTCGTCTTTAGTTGGGCGCAGCGTGGTGGATAACAAATTAAGAGCCCTGAAAAAGCTCTATTTAGTTGAGCTTGAGCGCAGCGGTATTTGTATTTGTCCGGTTCCACCACAGTTAGTGTTACAGGCGGACGATGTGCTGCGTTTCAGTGGCGCGGTGGAGTCGGTGGAGCTGTTGCATCAATTCGATGGCCTAGATTGGTTTGGCAAACATCAAGCAAAAGGGCAAAACCTAGTCGAAGCCGTGTTGGCCCCTTCATCGAGCCTAGTGGGTAGTACCTTAAAGGAGTCTCGCTTTCGCGAACAGTTTGATGCGGCTGTAATGGCGATTCGTCGCGGTCATCATCCGCTAAAAGGTGGTTTGGGCGATATCGTATTGCAACCGGGCGATGTGTTACTGCTGACGCCGGGGGATGGTTTTAGCACCAATGCTAAGCTGAGTACCGAATTTGCCGCCGTCAGCGGGCTCGATTTAAATGTGCGCTTAGACAGCCGCCGCAGCCGTTTTGTATTAAGCAGTTTTGTGCTCACGATTGTGCTTAGTCTGACTGGCGTATTACCGCTGGCCAAGGGTTTGGTGCTATTACTGCTGAGCTACTTTGCCATTGGCGCCGTGACCTTGTCGGAGCTTAAGCGTCGCTTCCCACTGGAGTTAGTGGTGATAGTCGGCAGTGCCTTAGGGTTGGCGAATCTGATGATGAGCACTGGTCTTGCCGATGGGTTAGCGCAAGGCTTGCTCGATACCATCAATGGTTATGGGGTGTTTGGCGCCTTTGTGGGCGTCTATTTAGTTACGCTGCTGCTGACAGAACTCGTTACCAATAATGCTGCGGCGGCCTTGGCCTTTCCGATTGCCTATGCGGTGGCGCTGAATTATGGCGTCGATCCAAGGCCATTTATTATGGCGGTAGTGTTTGGGGCCAGTGCCAGTTTTATTTCGCCCTACGGTTATCAAACTAACTTGATGGTGTTTAACGCGGGCAACTATCGTTTCAGTGACTTTTTGCGCTTAGGGCTACCGCTATCTGTGCTTTATTCCTTGATAGTGATTTTTATGGTGCCAGTTATCTTTCCGTTTTAA
- the cysN gene encoding sulfate adenylyltransferase subunit CysN, with product MDKAVNKTNRMAAEISQHGVKEYLAQQQHKGLLRFLTCGSVDDGKSTLIGRLLHDSAQIYEDQLASLKNDSAKMGTTGEAIDLALLVDGLQAEREQGITIDVAYRYFSSDKRKFIIADTPGHEQYTRNMATGASTCDLAVILVDARYGVQTQTKRHAFIASLLGIRHFVVAVNKMDLLGFDEQVFNRIRNDFSEFVKDFGDLDIHFVPLSALNGDNVVEPSLHTPWYQGGTLLELLETIDTQRELSALPVRFPVQYVSRPNLDFRGFAGTLASGVIKVGDEVVALPSGKRSKVERIVTFDGDLAEATAGQAVTITLEDEIDISRGDLLALPESAPQVANQIVADLVWMDEKPLQLGQLYDIKVAGKKTQASVTAIDYVVDVNTLARSSADTLGLNAIARVTLELTEDIVFDAYSLVRDTGGMILIDRLSNATVAAVMVVSGQHVNKQASSQFSAFEIEFNALVRKHFPHWQAIDISKLGA from the coding sequence ATGGATAAAGCGGTCAATAAAACCAATCGTATGGCGGCAGAAATCAGCCAGCACGGGGTAAAAGAATATCTAGCCCAGCAACAACATAAAGGTTTGTTGCGCTTTTTAACCTGCGGCAGCGTAGACGATGGCAAGAGCACCCTGATTGGCCGTTTACTGCATGACAGCGCGCAGATTTACGAAGACCAACTCGCCAGCTTAAAAAATGATAGCGCTAAGATGGGCACAACGGGCGAGGCCATAGACTTGGCTTTGCTGGTGGATGGTCTGCAAGCCGAGCGCGAGCAGGGTATTACTATCGATGTCGCTTATCGTTATTTTTCAAGCGACAAGCGTAAGTTTATCATCGCCGATACCCCTGGCCATGAGCAGTACACCCGTAATATGGCGACTGGCGCCTCAACCTGTGATTTAGCGGTGATCTTAGTGGATGCGCGTTACGGCGTGCAGACTCAAACCAAGCGTCATGCCTTTATTGCCTCTTTGCTGGGTATTCGTCACTTTGTGGTCGCGGTTAATAAGATGGATTTACTCGGGTTCGATGAGCAAGTGTTTAATCGTATCCGTAATGATTTCAGTGAGTTTGTAAAAGACTTTGGCGACTTAGATATCCACTTTGTGCCCTTATCAGCGCTCAATGGCGATAACGTGGTTGAGCCGAGTCTGCATACGCCTTGGTATCAGGGCGGCACACTGCTGGAGCTACTCGAAACCATTGATACTCAACGTGAACTCAGCGCCTTGCCTGTACGCTTCCCAGTGCAATATGTGTCGCGTCCAAATCTCGATTTTCGTGGTTTTGCCGGTACTTTAGCCTCTGGTGTCATCAAGGTGGGTGACGAGGTGGTTGCGCTGCCTTCGGGTAAGCGTAGCAAGGTTGAACGCATTGTGACCTTCGATGGCGATCTCGCCGAAGCAACGGCTGGGCAAGCCGTCACTATCACCTTAGAAGATGAAATCGATATTTCCCGCGGTGACTTGCTGGCACTGCCAGAGAGTGCGCCACAGGTTGCCAATCAAATCGTGGCTGACCTAGTGTGGATGGATGAAAAACCATTACAACTCGGCCAGTTATACGACATTAAAGTTGCGGGTAAGAAGACCCAAGCCTCTGTTACGGCCATCGACTATGTGGTTGATGTGAACACGCTTGCGCGCAGCAGCGCCGACACTTTAGGGCTCAATGCCATCGCCCGCGTGACCTTAGAGCTGACCGAAGATATCGTCTTCGATGCCTATTCGCTGGTGCGTGATACTGGCGGCATGATCCTGATTGACCGTTTATCCAATGCTACTGTTGCGGCTGTGATGGTGGTATCGGGTCAGCATGTGAACAAGCAAGCGTCTTCACAATTTAGCGCCTTTGAAATCGAGTTTAATGCGCTGGTGCGTAAGCACTTCCCGCATTGGCAAGCGATTGATATTTCAAAGCTTGGAGCCTAA